The following are encoded in a window of Alphaproteobacteria bacterium genomic DNA:
- the nuoF gene encoding NADH-quinone oxidoreductase subunit NuoF yields MLEDKDRIFTNVYGFQHFGLKAAQKRGDWDNTKALMAVGQDAIIDAIKASGLRGRGGAGFPTGMKWSFMPKEPAPDRPNFLVINADESEPGSCKDREIIRHDPHKLIEGALIAGYAMRARAGYIYIRGEFIQEARVLEAAVAEAYAAGLLGRNAAKSGYDFELFVHRGAGAYICGEETAMLESLEGKKGQPRLKPPFPAGAGLYGCPTTVNNVESIAVVPTILRRGAAWFAGIGREKNEGTKLFQISGHVNRPCVVEEAMSVPFRELIERHAGGIRGGWDNLLAVIPGGSSVPLVPAAQIMDAPMDFDGLKELGSGLGTAAVIVMDKSTDVVKAISRISYFYKHESCGQCTPCREGTGWMWRVMERLVEGNAEIGEIDTLWDVTKQVEGHTICALGDAAAWPIQGLIRHFRPELERRIVERREGTLEAAE; encoded by the coding sequence GTGCTTGAGGACAAGGACCGGATTTTCACCAACGTCTACGGCTTCCAGCACTTCGGGCTGAAGGCGGCGCAGAAGCGCGGGGACTGGGACAATACGAAGGCGCTGATGGCGGTGGGCCAGGACGCGATCATCGACGCGATCAAGGCCTCGGGCCTTCGCGGGCGCGGCGGCGCGGGCTTCCCCACGGGCATGAAGTGGAGCTTCATGCCCAAGGAGCCGGCGCCCGACCGGCCCAATTTCCTGGTCATCAACGCCGACGAATCCGAGCCGGGATCGTGCAAGGACCGCGAGATCATCCGCCACGATCCGCACAAGCTGATCGAGGGCGCGCTGATCGCGGGCTATGCCATGCGCGCTCGGGCCGGCTACATCTACATTCGCGGCGAGTTCATCCAGGAAGCCCGCGTGCTCGAGGCCGCGGTCGCCGAGGCCTATGCGGCGGGGCTGCTCGGACGCAACGCGGCCAAGTCCGGCTATGATTTCGAGCTTTTCGTCCACCGCGGCGCCGGCGCCTATATTTGCGGTGAAGAGACGGCGATGCTCGAAAGCCTCGAGGGCAAGAAGGGCCAGCCGCGGCTCAAGCCGCCCTTCCCGGCGGGCGCCGGCCTCTACGGCTGCCCGACCACGGTCAACAACGTCGAATCGATCGCCGTCGTGCCGACCATCCTCAGGCGCGGCGCCGCCTGGTTCGCCGGCATCGGCCGCGAGAAGAACGAGGGCACCAAGCTCTTTCAGATCTCCGGTCACGTGAACCGCCCGTGCGTCGTCGAGGAGGCGATGTCGGTTCCGTTCCGCGAGCTGATCGAGCGCCACGCCGGCGGAATCCGCGGCGGCTGGGACAATCTGCTCGCCGTCATTCCCGGCGGCTCGTCCGTTCCGCTCGTTCCCGCGGCGCAGATCATGGACGCCCCAATGGATTTCGACGGTCTCAAGGAACTCGGTTCCGGCCTCGGCACCGCCGCGGTGATCGTCATGGACAAGTCCACCGACGTGGTGAAGGCGATCAGCCGGATCTCCTATTTTTACAAGCACGAGAGCTGCGGCCAGTGCACGCCGTGCCGCGAGGGCACCGGCTGGATGTGGCGGGTGATGGAGCGCCTCGTCGAGGGCAATGCCGAGATCGGCGAGATCGACACGCTCTGGGACGTCACCAAGCAGGTCGAGGGCCACACCATCTGCGCCCTCGGCGACGCCGCGGCCTGGCCGATCCAGGGCCTGATCCGCCACTTCCGCCCCGAGCTCGAGCGGCGCATCGTCGAGCGGCGCGAGGGAACGCTCGAAGCGGCCGAATAG
- the nuoE gene encoding NADH-quinone oxidoreductase subunit NuoE, translating to MAESRRLAATPEIRERWGAFAWAKENEAQAKLLVSRYPKGRQQSAIIPLLDLAQRQIGAETGTQGWLPIPVIEFVAAQLGMPYIRAYEVATFYTMFNLAPVGRHHVQVCGTTPCMLRGSNDVLAACYEKGLKKGHTTADGLFTLSEVECLGACANAPMVQINDDNYEDLTFDSMTAILDALGRGETPKPGPQVERQTSCPEGGPTTLAEMAGENHDYRSQWS from the coding sequence ATGGCTGAGTCACGCCGCCTTGCTGCAACCCCGGAAATCCGCGAGCGCTGGGGCGCTTTCGCCTGGGCCAAGGAGAATGAAGCGCAGGCGAAGCTCCTTGTTTCCCGCTATCCGAAGGGCCGCCAGCAGAGCGCGATCATCCCCTTGCTCGATCTCGCCCAGCGCCAGATCGGCGCGGAGACGGGGACCCAGGGCTGGCTGCCGATTCCGGTGATCGAGTTCGTCGCCGCGCAATTGGGAATGCCCTACATCCGCGCCTACGAAGTCGCGACCTTCTACACGATGTTCAACCTCGCGCCGGTCGGCCGCCACCATGTCCAGGTCTGCGGCACCACGCCCTGCATGCTGCGCGGCTCGAACGACGTGCTCGCCGCCTGCTACGAGAAGGGGCTGAAGAAGGGGCACACGACCGCCGACGGCCTGTTCACGCTGAGCGAAGTCGAATGCCTCGGCGCCTGCGCCAACGCGCCGATGGTCCAGATCAACGACGACAATTACGAGGACCTGACGTTCGACAGCATGACCGCGATCCTCGACGCTTTGGGCAGGGGCGAAACTCCGAAGCCCGGGCCGCAGGTCGAGCGCCAGACGAGCTGCCCCGAGGGCGGTCCGACCACGCTTGCCGAAATGGCCGGCGAAAATCACGATTATCGGAGCCAGTGGTCATGA
- a CDS encoding NADH-quinone oxidoreductase subunit D, producing the protein MSTIPDLDRTEEEVARTGATESDIANYTINFGPQHPAAHGVLRLILELDGEIIERVDPHIGLLHRGTEKLCEHKTYLQALPYFDRLDYCSPLCMEHSYVLAIEKLLGLEVPLRAQYLRVFFAELTRISNHMLNLGSHVMDVGAMTPNLWLFEIREDCMNFYERASGARMHAAWFRPGGVHQDVPLKLLTDIADWLDTRVPRLFEDSISLVADNRIFKQRNVDIATVSREDALAWGFSGPMIRAAGMPWDLRKSQPYDVYDRMEFDVPVGTRGDCYDRFMVRVEEVRQSIRIMKQCLSEMPEGPIASLDRKVVPPRRAEMKQSMEALIHHFKLYTEGFHVPAGEVYVATESPKGEFGVYLVADGSNKPYRVKIRPTGFSHLQAMDFMSRGHMLADVTAILGALDIVFGEVDR; encoded by the coding sequence ATGAGCACGATTCCCGATCTGGACCGGACGGAGGAAGAAGTCGCCCGCACCGGCGCGACCGAATCCGACATCGCCAACTACACGATCAATTTCGGCCCGCAGCATCCCGCCGCTCACGGCGTGCTCCGGCTGATTCTCGAGCTCGATGGCGAGATCATCGAGCGCGTCGATCCGCATATCGGCCTGCTCCACCGCGGCACCGAGAAGCTGTGCGAGCACAAGACCTACCTCCAGGCTTTGCCCTATTTCGACCGGCTCGATTATTGCTCGCCGCTGTGCATGGAGCACAGCTACGTGCTGGCGATCGAGAAGCTGCTCGGCCTCGAAGTGCCGCTGCGCGCGCAATACCTCCGGGTCTTCTTCGCCGAGCTGACCCGAATCTCGAACCACATGCTGAACCTGGGGTCGCACGTCATGGACGTCGGCGCGATGACTCCGAACCTGTGGCTGTTCGAGATCCGCGAGGATTGCATGAATTTCTACGAGCGGGCCTCGGGCGCTCGGATGCACGCCGCCTGGTTCCGCCCGGGCGGAGTCCACCAGGACGTGCCGCTGAAACTCCTCACCGACATCGCCGACTGGCTCGACACCCGCGTCCCTCGCCTGTTCGAGGATTCGATCAGCCTCGTCGCCGACAACCGCATCTTCAAGCAGCGCAACGTCGATATCGCCACGGTCTCCAGGGAGGACGCGCTGGCCTGGGGCTTCTCCGGCCCGATGATCCGCGCCGCCGGAATGCCCTGGGACTTGCGCAAGTCCCAGCCCTACGACGTCTACGACCGGATGGAGTTCGACGTCCCCGTCGGCACGCGCGGCGATTGCTACGACCGCTTCATGGTCCGGGTCGAGGAGGTGCGGCAATCGATCCGAATCATGAAGCAGTGCCTCAGCGAGATGCCCGAGGGGCCGATCGCCAGCCTCGACCGCAAGGTCGTGCCCCCCAGGCGGGCCGAGATGAAGCAGTCCATGGAAGCGCTGATCCACCACTTCAAGCTCTACACCGAGGGCTTCCACGTTCCCGCCGGCGAGGTCTACGTCGCGACCGAAAGCCCCAAGGGGGAGTTCGGCGTCTATCTCGTCGCCGACGGATCGAACAAGCCTTACCGGGTCAAGATCCGCCCGACCGGCTTCTCCCACCTCCAGGCGATGGACTTCATGAGCCGCGGCCACATGCTGGCGGACGTGACGGCGATCCTCGGCGCGCTGGATATCGTGTTCGGCGAGGTGGACCGGTGA
- a CDS encoding NADH-quinone oxidoreductase subunit C — protein MPSPAPLGQPRPGIIEAVKAAIGSAFLSAKDEVGEVSIDVARESIADVLRMLRDALDYQQLMEIAGVDYPERAERFEVVYHLLSVTKNHRIRIRVSTDEEQPVPTVTDIFPVAGWLEREVFDMYGVIFAGNRDLRRILTDYGFRGHPQRKDFPLTGFVELRYSEEAKRVVYEPVSLSQDFRNFDFMSPWEGAEYIIPGDEKAQGEAPGAPTPLTSAEINKAAAPKAEPPAPTPKTTDAKAETGAGEPADKQAAKHSPRKKAPPAPTEPSGKTR, from the coding sequence GTGCCTAGCCCCGCACCTTTGGGTCAGCCCCGCCCCGGCATCATCGAGGCGGTGAAGGCCGCGATCGGCTCCGCCTTCCTGTCCGCCAAGGACGAGGTGGGCGAGGTGTCGATCGACGTCGCGCGCGAGAGCATCGCGGACGTGCTGCGGATGCTGCGCGACGCGCTCGACTACCAGCAGCTGATGGAGATCGCCGGCGTCGATTATCCCGAGCGCGCGGAGCGGTTCGAGGTCGTCTATCATCTGCTCTCCGTCACCAAGAACCACCGCATCCGAATCCGCGTCTCGACCGACGAGGAGCAGCCGGTGCCGACCGTGACCGACATCTTTCCCGTCGCCGGCTGGCTCGAGCGCGAGGTGTTCGACATGTACGGCGTGATCTTCGCCGGCAATCGGGACCTCAGGCGGATCCTCACCGATTACGGCTTCCGCGGCCATCCGCAGCGCAAGGATTTCCCGCTGACCGGCTTCGTCGAGCTTCGCTATTCCGAAGAGGCCAAGCGGGTCGTCTACGAGCCCGTCAGCCTCAGCCAGGACTTCCGCAATTTCGATTTCATGAGCCCCTGGGAAGGCGCGGAGTATATCATTCCGGGCGACGAGAAGGCGCAGGGCGAGGCGCCCGGCGCGCCGACTCCGCTGACCTCCGCCGAGATCAACAAGGCCGCGGCGCCCAAGGCCGAGCCTCCGGCGCCGACGCCGAAGACGACCGACGCCAAGGCCGAGACTGGCGCGGGCGAGCCCGCCGACAAGCAGGCGGCGAAGCACTCGCCGCGCAAGAAGGCCCCGCCGGCGCCGACCGAGCCTTCGGGAAAGACGCGATGA
- a CDS encoding NADH-quinone oxidoreductase subunit B yields MFGQIQSEVSDKGFLVTSTEDLFTWARTGSLWWMTFGLACCAVEMIHVNMPRYDLERFGAAPRASPRQSDVMIVAGTLCNKMAPALRRVYDQMSEPRYVISMGSCANGGGYYHYSYSVVRGCDRIVPVDIYVPGCPPTAEALLYGIMQLQRKIRREGTIER; encoded by the coding sequence ATTTTCGGCCAGATCCAGTCCGAAGTCAGCGACAAGGGCTTCCTCGTCACCTCGACCGAGGACCTGTTCACATGGGCGCGGACCGGTAGCTTATGGTGGATGACCTTCGGCCTCGCCTGCTGCGCAGTCGAGATGATCCACGTGAACATGCCGCGCTACGACCTTGAAAGGTTCGGCGCCGCGCCGCGCGCCTCCCCGCGCCAGAGCGACGTGATGATCGTCGCCGGCACCTTGTGCAACAAGATGGCCCCGGCGTTGAGGCGGGTCTACGACCAGATGTCCGAGCCGCGCTACGTCATCTCGATGGGCAGCTGCGCCAATGGCGGCGGCTATTACCATTACAGCTATTCGGTGGTGCGCGGCTGCGACCGGATCGTTCCGGTCGACATCTACGTCCCCGGCTGCCCGCCGACCGCCGAGGCCCTGCTGTATGGCATCATGCAGCTCCAGCGGAAGATCCGCCGCGAAGGGACGATCGAGCGCTAG
- a CDS encoding NADH-quinone oxidoreductase subunit A (Catalyzes the transfer of electrons from NADH to quinone): MASVAADYLPILMFLGVALGLSLAFVVLPMIVAKLTGASNPYPDKLTEYECGFPAFEDSRAQFDVRFYLVAILFIVFDIEAAFLFPWAVSVFTAGWAAWFAMMIFLVELALGFAYAWKKGALEWE, translated from the coding sequence ATGGCGTCCGTCGCCGCCGATTATCTGCCGATCCTCATGTTCCTCGGAGTCGCGCTGGGCCTCAGCCTGGCCTTCGTCGTGCTGCCGATGATCGTCGCGAAGCTGACCGGCGCCAGCAATCCCTATCCGGACAAGCTGACCGAATATGAATGCGGCTTCCCCGCGTTCGAGGACAGCCGCGCTCAGTTCGACGTGCGCTTCTACCTCGTCGCGATCCTGTTCATCGTGTTCGACATCGAAGCCGCGTTCCTCTTTCCCTGGGCGGTCAGCGTGTTCACCGCCGGCTGGGCCGCCTGGTTCGCGATGATGATCTTCCTGGTCGAGCTTGCCCTCGGCTTCGCCTACGCCTGGAAGAAGGGAGCGCTCGAATGGGAGTGA
- a CDS encoding inositol monophosphatase: protein MVSHSGLITVMTRAARKAAPRLRRDFNEVEQLQVSRKGPADFVSMADKQAETTVVEELRHARPDWGLLLEEGGAREGDPTKPRFIVDPIDGTSNFLHSIPHFAISIAVQEPKPGGKGWGEITQGLVYNPLTDESFWAEKGRGAWLNERRLRVSARRDLSESLIATGIPYKAHGDLPRFDRILNAVSPEVAGIRRFGSAALDLAWVAAGRFDGFWEEDLQLWDIAAGIVLVREAGGFVTDFRGGEAGVANGQILAANDQLHSKLHKLVATALR, encoded by the coding sequence TTGGTATCCCATTCAGGCCTCATCACCGTCATGACCCGCGCCGCGCGCAAGGCGGCGCCGCGGCTCAGGCGCGACTTCAACGAGGTCGAGCAGCTGCAGGTCAGCCGCAAGGGGCCGGCCGACTTCGTTTCGATGGCCGACAAGCAGGCGGAAACGACGGTGGTCGAGGAGCTTCGCCACGCGCGCCCCGATTGGGGGCTACTGCTCGAGGAGGGCGGAGCGCGCGAGGGCGATCCGACGAAGCCGCGCTTCATCGTCGATCCCATCGACGGCACGTCCAACTTCCTCCACTCCATCCCCCATTTCGCCATCTCGATCGCGGTGCAGGAGCCGAAGCCCGGCGGGAAGGGCTGGGGCGAGATCACCCAGGGGCTGGTCTACAATCCGCTGACCGACGAGAGCTTCTGGGCCGAGAAGGGAAGGGGCGCCTGGCTCAACGAGCGGCGCCTGCGCGTTTCCGCGCGGCGTGACCTCAGCGAAAGCCTGATCGCCACCGGCATCCCCTACAAGGCGCATGGCGATCTGCCGCGCTTCGACCGGATCCTGAACGCCGTCTCGCCCGAGGTCGCCGGAATCCGCCGCTTCGGCTCGGCGGCGCTGGATCTCGCCTGGGTCGCCGCGGGGCGCTTCGACGGCTTCTGGGAGGAAGACCTCCAGCTCTGGGATATCGCCGCGGGAATCGTCCTGGTGCGCGAGGCGGGCGGCTTCGTCACCGATTTCCGCGGCGGCGAGGCGGGCGTGGCCAACGGCCAGATCCTGGCCGCCAACGACCAGCTCCACTCCAAGCTGCACAAGCTCGTCGCAACGGCGCTGCGCTGA
- the efp gene encoding elongation factor P: MKISGVDIRPGNIIEYEGGIWRAVKIQHTQPGKGGAYMQVEMKNLIDGRKNNVRFRSAETVERVRLDTKDFQFLFKDGDALTFMDKDNYEQVTLDAGILGDAAAFLQDGMDVVMELYNERPISVQLPDTIEAVIVEADAVVKGQTASSSYKPAVLDNGVRVMVPPHISSGTRIVVDVYEQTYVRRAD; encoded by the coding sequence ATGAAGATCAGCGGCGTGGACATTCGTCCCGGCAACATCATCGAATATGAAGGCGGCATCTGGCGCGCGGTGAAGATCCAGCACACCCAGCCCGGCAAGGGCGGCGCCTATATGCAGGTCGAGATGAAGAACCTCATCGACGGCCGCAAGAACAACGTCCGCTTCCGCTCGGCGGAGACGGTGGAGCGCGTCCGGCTCGACACCAAGGACTTCCAGTTCCTGTTCAAGGATGGCGACGCGCTGACCTTCATGGACAAGGACAATTACGAGCAGGTGACGCTCGATGCCGGCATCCTGGGCGACGCCGCCGCCTTCCTGCAGGACGGGATGGACGTGGTCATGGAGCTCTACAACGAGCGCCCGATCAGCGTTCAGCTTCCCGACACGATCGAGGCAGTGATCGTCGAGGCCGACGCCGTGGTGAAGGGCCAGACGGCCTCATCCAGCTACAAGCCCGCCGTCCTGGACAACGGCGTTCGCGTGATGGTGCCGCCGCACATTTCGAGCGGCACGCGGATCGTGGTGGACGTGTACGAGCAGACCTACGTCCGTAGGGCCGACTAA
- a CDS encoding M23 family metallopeptidase, with product MQRLVLGLLVLITAGMILFFGSMIFLSAPVPEAPREAVVPLPVAAAQAPVIAPSGLAIPVTGVRAIQLTDTYTQARAGGARIHDAIDIMAPRGTPVVAAAVAAADGVVEKLFFSRGGGGITVYVRSADRQWSYYYAHLDAYAPGLHEGQAVRRGDPVGTVGSTGNADPAGPHLHFAVNRMGPADRWWQGTAVNPYPLLAGRGSPR from the coding sequence ATGCAAAGACTGGTGCTCGGCCTGCTTGTCCTTATCACTGCCGGAATGATCCTGTTCTTCGGCAGCATGATCTTCCTCTCCGCGCCGGTGCCGGAGGCGCCACGCGAGGCGGTCGTCCCTTTGCCGGTTGCGGCAGCGCAGGCGCCGGTCATCGCCCCCTCGGGCCTCGCCATCCCCGTAACCGGAGTGCGCGCAATCCAGCTCACGGACACCTATACTCAGGCCCGCGCGGGCGGCGCCCGGATCCACGACGCGATCGACATCATGGCCCCGCGCGGCACGCCGGTCGTCGCGGCGGCCGTCGCGGCGGCCGACGGCGTCGTGGAGAAACTGTTCTTCAGTCGCGGCGGCGGCGGGATCACCGTCTACGTCCGCTCGGCCGATCGGCAGTGGAGCTATTATTACGCCCATCTCGACGCCTATGCGCCGGGCCTCCACGAGGGCCAGGCTGTGCGCCGCGGCGATCCGGTCGGAACGGTCGGGAGCACCGGCAACGCGGATCCCGCGGGCCCGCACCTCCATTTCGCGGTCAACCGCATGGGGCCGGCCGACCGCTGGTGGCAGGGGACTGCGGTCAATCCCTACCCATTGCTTGCCGGGCGCGGCTCCCCCCGCTAA
- a CDS encoding DUF72 domain-containing protein — protein sequence MTTARIRIGCSGWNYRHWRALFYPKGLPQKRWFAFYAEHFDTVEINNSFYRLPTAETFAKWRDQAPPGFCYAVKANRFLTQAKKLKDCEEPLKRMMPPFRALGDRLGPILYQLPPSLRINLERLESFLRIAPRDVTNVFEFRDRSWYVSETLELLERHGASFCVHDMAGSACERAAVGPIAYVRFHGGAGKYWGRYSDEALLSWTDWIVAEARAGRPVWCYFNNDIGADAIHDAQTLKAMVAQAMR from the coding sequence ATGACGACGGCGCGGATCCGGATCGGCTGCTCGGGCTGGAATTACCGGCACTGGCGCGCGCTCTTCTACCCGAAGGGCCTGCCGCAAAAGCGCTGGTTCGCCTTCTATGCCGAGCATTTCGACACGGTGGAGATCAACAACAGCTTCTACCGGCTGCCGACCGCGGAGACGTTCGCGAAATGGCGGGACCAGGCGCCGCCGGGCTTCTGCTACGCGGTCAAGGCCAACCGCTTCCTCACCCAGGCCAAGAAGCTCAAGGATTGCGAGGAGCCGCTGAAGCGGATGATGCCGCCCTTCCGGGCGCTGGGCGACCGGCTCGGCCCGATCCTCTATCAGCTCCCGCCGAGCCTCAGGATCAACCTCGAGCGCCTGGAAAGCTTCCTTAGGATCGCTCCCAGGGACGTGACCAACGTCTTCGAGTTTCGCGACAGGAGCTGGTACGTCTCCGAGACGCTCGAGCTGCTGGAGCGCCACGGCGCCTCTTTCTGCGTCCACGACATGGCCGGATCGGCTTGCGAGCGCGCGGCCGTGGGGCCCATCGCCTATGTCCGCTTCCACGGCGGCGCGGGGAAATATTGGGGCCGCTATTCCGACGAGGCCTTGCTCTCATGGACCGACTGGATCGTCGCCGAGGCGCGCGCTGGGCGGCCGGTCTGGTGCTATTTCAACAACGACATCGGCGCAGACGCCATCCACGATGCGCAGACGCTGAAGGCTATGGTGGCCCAGGCGATGCGCTAG
- the thiE gene encoding thiamine phosphate synthase → MNDEPDDKPLFQPPERRNPCQLYLVSPLDVGGAFPDRLAGALDAGALAAFQFRVKGVDQHEAARLAEPLQRLCAERDVAFIVNDDMGLAKRLGADGVHLGRGDGDPREARALLGPSAQIGVTCHDSRHLAMEAGEAGADYVAFGAFFPTGTKETRHRPDPSILSWWSAIFEIPCVAIGGITPANGGGLVAAGADFLAVCSAVWDHSEGPAAAVKAFESVLRS, encoded by the coding sequence ATGAACGACGAACCGGACGACAAGCCGCTTTTCCAGCCGCCCGAGCGGCGCAATCCCTGCCAGCTCTATCTGGTCTCGCCGCTCGACGTGGGCGGCGCGTTTCCGGATCGGCTTGCAGGGGCGCTCGACGCCGGTGCGCTCGCCGCTTTCCAGTTTCGGGTGAAGGGAGTCGACCAGCACGAGGCGGCGCGGCTCGCCGAGCCGCTCCAGCGCCTGTGCGCCGAGCGCGACGTCGCCTTCATCGTCAACGACGACATGGGGCTGGCGAAGCGGCTGGGGGCGGACGGCGTTCATCTCGGCCGGGGCGACGGCGATCCGCGCGAGGCACGCGCCCTGCTCGGTCCGTCGGCGCAGATCGGAGTCACCTGCCACGACAGCCGCCACCTGGCGATGGAGGCGGGCGAGGCGGGCGCCGACTATGTCGCCTTCGGCGCCTTCTTCCCCACCGGGACCAAGGAAACGCGCCACCGGCCCGATCCCTCGATCCTCTCTTGGTGGTCGGCGATCTTCGAAATCCCTTGCGTCGCCATCGGCGGGATCACGCCGGCCAATGGCGGCGGGCTGGTCGCCGCCGGCGCCGACTTCCTCGCCGTGTGCAGCGCCGTGTGGGACCACTCTGAGGGTCCGGCCGCGGCCGTGAAGGCGTTCGAGAGCGTTTTGCGGTCCTAG